One Streptomyces umbrinus genomic window, CTCGCGGCGGGCCACCTCGTCGAGGGAGGTCGCCTGCGAGACCGGCACCGCCTCGGCGATGTCGGCACCGCCGGTGCGTATCGCGTTCGTACGGGCCGTGCCGTCGGCTGTGAACTTCGCGTCGACGCCCGAGGCCTGGGCGCGGCCGCCCCAGTAGTCGTCGAAGCGGTCCAGGGTGGCCGCGGTGGTACCGGTGACCTTGGTGAGTTCGAAGGGTCCGGTGGCGGTGCCGACCGGGCTGACGGCGTCCTTGTCGGCGTACGCCTTGGTGGAGAGGACCACCAGGCCGGGGCTGGACAGGCGCAACGGCAGTGCGGGGTCGGTCTCGGCGGTGGTCACCCGGACGCGTCGGTCGCCCGCGGCCTCGGCGGTGAGCTCGACGCCGGACAGGGCGGCGGTCACGGGCTCGGCGCCCGCGGCCCGGGTGAGGGCCGCGGCGACGGCCTTCGGGGTGACCTCGGTGCCGTCCTGGAAGGCCGCGTCCCGCAGGGTGAACTGCCAACTGCGGTCGTTCTCGCGGCTCCACGACTCGGCGAGCGCGGGGGCGGCGGCGCCGTTGGCGTCGAGGCGGGTCAGGCCCTCAGTGACGCCGAGCCTGCTGAGGAGCGTGGCGTCGGCACCGTACGGGTTGAAGTTCTCGGCGGGCGGGAAGGCGAGCGCGACCTTGAGCCGGGAGCCGTTCCCGTCGCCGGAGGACTCCTCCCCGCCCTCGGAGGCGAAGCAGCCGGTGAGCAGAGGGACGAGCAGCAGGCCGGCGACGAACCGGCGACGGCGCGGCAGAAAGCGCATGGTCTCTTTCTTCGTGGGGGGGGGAGAGATTCGTGATTCGTGGGGAATGGTTTCTTCGCGCGGCGCGAACCCTGCGGGCGCGGTGCTCGCGCAGTGGGTCCGTCAGGGCAGGGGCACTTCGAAGTGCACGATCCGCTGCCCGCCGCCGGGTTCCTCGCGCTCGTCGTGGACCACTTTGCCGAGGGACCGCCAGAAGGCCTCGGCGCCGGGTACCGCGGGGTCGGTGTGCAGATAGGCGGCGCGGTAGCCGCCGTCGGCCGCCGCGAAGTCGAGGAGTTCGCCGACCAGCCGCCGGGCCAGGCCCTGTCGCCGGTGATCGGCGCGCGTGTACACGCGGCGCAGTTGGGCGGTGTCCCCGGAGGGGTAGCGCTCGGCGAGGTGGCGCGGGTTGGGCGGATGCGCCGGGCCCCGGGAGTCGAGCGCGGCGGTCGCAGCCACCGTGCCGTCGCGCTCGTCGACCGCGACCAGCAGGGTGTGCCGGTCGGGTGCGAGGTAGAAGGAGTCCAGGTCGATGATGTCGCGGTGCCAGCGCGGTACGTACCCGGTGCCGAAGTCCCGGTAGACGGTGTCGAGCATCACGGACCGCGCGCCGTCGAGGTCGTCGGGGGTCGCCGTTCTTATGCAGTAGTCGCGCACTTGCACATCATATGCATTAAGGCTGGGCGGACCCGTCCGGGGTGTGGTCACCGTGCCCGTCGGAGGTGGCGTTCACCCGCCGCCAGGAGCCCTTCCACACGACCCAGACATGGCCGTCCGGCCCGTGGTGCACCTTCAGTCCGTCGACGACGGCGAGCAGCGGCAGGTTCTTGGCGCCGGCCTGGTCGCATGAGTCCAGGGAGACCTTGACGTCGTCGGTGGCCGCCACTGTGATGCCGGTGAGGTCCGCGGTGAGCACGATCCGGCAGGTGTCGGCGGCGCTGCGCGCCAGCAGGCACTTGCTCGCGGAGCGGCCGGCGTCGAGGACCGGGGTGACGAAGGACAGCGGGGCGTCGATCACCCGCGTCACCGCCGCGGCGGCCTCCTCGGCGGCGAGTTCCCCGTCCGCGCGGGAGAAATGGGCGGTGAACTCCATCTCCTGCACCGGCTCCATGAGCCCGCACTCGGTCAGCAGCGGCGGCCCGCCCGACGGAGTGCGTACCGGCGTTCCCACCGCCAACCCTCCTTGGTCAGACAGTTCATGGTCAGTCATACGAACACAGCTCGTGAACATTCGTGCGGACAACGGGCGAAGATGTGGCCCGTGACTGCGGCCCGTGACCGGGGCAGCACGGCGACCCTACGTCCGCA contains:
- a CDS encoding ABC transporter substrate-binding protein, whose amino-acid sequence is MRFLPRRRRFVAGLLLVPLLTGCFASEGGEESSGDGNGSRLKVALAFPPAENFNPYGADATLLSRLGVTEGLTRLDANGAAAPALAESWSRENDRSWQFTLRDAAFQDGTEVTPKAVAAALTRAAGAEPVTAALSGVELTAEAAGDRRVRVTTAETDPALPLRLSSPGLVVLSTKAYADKDAVSPVGTATGPFELTKVTGTTAATLDRFDDYWGGRAQASGVDAKFTADGTARTNAIRTGGADIAEAVPVSQATSLDEVARRETATTRTTSLLLNTEKGAFKDPKARAAAREAINTSALARGIYEGHADPGVGIYGPALTWAADKRVKPAGRAGAAAADGTSVTMATYDNRPELPEVAQVLKQQLEQVGFKVKLEVREYSRLESDALAGKFDAFVSARNTMLDTGDPVSILASDYTCKGSYNLALLCDKKVDKAVAEAEAVTDTAKRQDAAMTAEAAILGTDAVVPLVHQRIITGVGAAISGVLLDPYERGLVGVGTRR
- a CDS encoding GNAT family N-acetyltransferase, with amino-acid sequence MRDYCIRTATPDDLDGARSVMLDTVYRDFGTGYVPRWHRDIIDLDSFYLAPDRHTLLVAVDERDGTVAATAALDSRGPAHPPNPRHLAERYPSGDTAQLRRVYTRADHRRQGLARRLVGELLDFAAADGGYRAAYLHTDPAVPGAEAFWRSLGKVVHDEREEPGGGQRIVHFEVPLP